The Candidatus Methylomirabilota bacterium region ACGAGAGACGTGCGCGCCGAGCTTGGACAGGTGGTCGCCGGGCTCCGGCCGGGCCGCCGCTCTGACGACGAGATCGTCGTCTTCGACAGCACCGGCATGGCGCTCCAGGACGTGGCCGCGGCGGCCGCCGTCTACGAGCGTGCCGTCCGAGCCGGGCGTGGGCTCGAGGTCAACCTGGCCGCCTGACGGGTGCTACACTTGGCGCCGTGAAAAGCCGGACCATTCGCCAGACGGTGACGCTGCCCGCCTCCCCGCGCATGGTCTTCAAGGCGCTCGCGGACTCGAAGCAGCACTCCGCGTTCACCGGCTCGAAGGCGCAGATACCGAAGCGGGCGGGGAGCAAGATGACCGCCTACGGCGGGTACATCTCCGGGAATGTCCTGGGGCTCTGGCCGAGGATGGGGCTGCTTCAGACGTGGCGCACCACCGAGTGGCCCAAGGGCGCTCCGGACTCGCGGCTCGAGATCAGGCTCGCGCCCTCGGGGAAGGGCACGCGACTCACCATGATCCACTCCGCCGTGCCGGCTTCACAGGCCGCGCGATATGCAGCCGGCTGGAAGGCCTTCTACTGGGCGCCACTCCGCCGCTACCTCAAGCGCCGCTCAGCGAAGTAGCCGGCGCAGGCCGAGATCCACCAGGCGCGGGGCGATGACGCTCGCGATCGCAAAGATCCAGGACGGCCGGAAGGGATAGACCTCCGGGCGCGGCCGCCTGACGCAGCGGAGGATGCACCGGGCGACGTGCTCGGACGACTGGATCGGGCCGTGGGGTCCCGGCCCGGCGCGCCGCGCCTCGACCTCGTGGAACTCCGTGGCCGTGCCGATCGGGTACACGAGGCTCACCGAGATGCCCGTGCCCGCGAGCTCCACCCGCAGCGTCTCGCTGAACCCGCCGAGCGCGAACTTGGTGGCGCTGTACGCGCCGCGAAAGGGCACGCCGCGGCGCCCGACGATGGACGAGACATTGATGAT contains the following coding sequences:
- a CDS encoding SRPBCC domain-containing protein — its product is MKSRTIRQTVTLPASPRMVFKALADSKQHSAFTGSKAQIPKRAGSKMTAYGGYISGNVLGLWPRMGLLQTWRTTEWPKGAPDSRLEIRLAPSGKGTRLTMIHSAVPASQAARYAAGWKAFYWAPLRRYLKRRSAK